The following are from one region of the Corylus avellana chromosome ca1, CavTom2PMs-1.0 genome:
- the LOC132167792 gene encoding flowering-promoting factor 1-like protein 3, with the protein MSGVWVFKNGVVRLVENPAAESLGASSRGRKVLVHTSSNEVVTSYAVLERKLLSLGWERYYDDPDLLQFHKRGTVHLISLPKDFNKFKSMHMYDIVVKNRNVFEVRDM; encoded by the coding sequence ATGTCTGGCGTTTGGGTGTTCAAGAACGGGGTCGTCCGCCTCGTCGAGAACCCAGCCGCAGAATCGTTGGGCGCGAGCTCCCGCGGCCGGAAGGTGCTGGTTCACACTTCAAGCAACGAAGTTGTTACGTCATACGCCGTGCTCGAGCGGAAGCTGCTGTCGCTTGGGTGGGAGAGATATTACGACGACCCGGACCTCCTCCAGTTCCACAAACGGGGCACCGTCCACCTCATCTCCCTCCCCAAGGATTTCAACAAGTTCAAGTCCATGCACATGTACGACATCGTCGTTAAAAACCGCAACGTGTTCGAAGTTAGGGATATGTAG